In Treponema primitia ZAS-2, a genomic segment contains:
- a CDS encoding exodeoxyribonuclease III, protein MRILSFNVNGIRAVEKRGFVDWIRQESPDVLCLQETKAHPDQLSSELNKPVDKDGKAYFSYWASAQKKGYSGVAIYSRIEPRDIKPLGVPEFDAEGRVLQADFKDFVLISAYFPNSQDAGARLGYKLDFCAAMLECCNKLVSAGRHLVLCGDYNIAHTPIDLARPKENEGNAGYLPEERAWMDTFIAAGYVDTFRSFHPGETGCYSWWSYRMSARERNVGWRLDYHCVDKAFMPKVSASIIRPDVQGSDHCPVQIELKLK, encoded by the coding sequence ATGCGTATTTTAAGCTTCAATGTCAATGGAATTCGGGCTGTGGAAAAGCGGGGCTTTGTGGACTGGATCCGGCAGGAGTCTCCGGATGTGCTCTGCCTCCAGGAAACTAAGGCCCACCCGGATCAGCTTTCCTCGGAACTGAACAAGCCTGTGGATAAGGATGGCAAGGCCTACTTTTCCTACTGGGCCAGCGCCCAAAAAAAAGGTTATTCCGGGGTGGCCATATACAGCCGCATAGAGCCCCGGGATATAAAACCCCTGGGGGTTCCGGAATTTGACGCCGAGGGGAGGGTGCTTCAGGCGGATTTTAAGGACTTTGTGCTGATCAGCGCCTATTTTCCCAATTCCCAGGATGCCGGCGCCCGGCTGGGTTATAAGCTTGACTTTTGCGCCGCCATGCTGGAATGTTGCAATAAACTGGTTTCTGCAGGGCGCCACCTGGTACTCTGCGGGGATTACAATATCGCCCATACCCCCATTGATCTGGCCCGGCCCAAGGAAAACGAGGGGAACGCCGGGTATCTGCCGGAGGAACGGGCCTGGATGGATACCTTTATTGCCGCAGGTTATGTGGATACCTTCCGCAGCTTTCATCCCGGGGAAACCGGCTGCTACAGCTGGTGGTCCTACCGGATGAGCGCCCGGGAACGGAATGTGGGGTGGCGTCTTGATTATCATTGTGTGGATAAGGCCTTTATGCCCAAGGTTAGCGCTTCCATTATCCGGCCCGATGTTCAAGGGTCAGACCATTGCCCGGTTCAGATTGAGCTAAAATTAAAATAA
- a CDS encoding rhomboid family intramembrane serine protease: MKIRYNSPTVLTYAFLSAIVLVLSQFFFHSLTELWFAVPGKGGFDPGRIRSWVTLFTHVVGHASWNHLLSNFAFILLIGPMLETSYGSLPLLVMIAITALVTGALNVLLFRTALLGASGVVFMMILLASFTNFNEGEIPLTFILVLALYIGRELFNSFSANNVSEFAHIAGGFCGSLFGFFRSPKRSNV; this comes from the coding sequence ATGAAAATCAGGTACAATTCCCCCACGGTGCTGACTTACGCGTTTTTGAGTGCCATAGTTCTGGTGCTGTCACAGTTTTTCTTTCATTCCCTGACCGAGCTCTGGTTCGCCGTGCCCGGAAAGGGGGGATTTGATCCCGGCAGGATCCGCAGCTGGGTTACCCTTTTTACCCATGTTGTGGGCCACGCCTCCTGGAACCACCTGCTTTCCAATTTTGCCTTTATACTCCTCATCGGACCTATGCTGGAAACCTCCTACGGTTCCCTGCCCCTGCTGGTGATGATCGCCATCACCGCCCTGGTAACCGGGGCACTGAACGTGCTCCTGTTCCGCACCGCCCTCCTGGGCGCTTCCGGGGTAGTGTTTATGATGATACTCTTGGCGTCATTCACTAACTTTAACGAAGGGGAAATCCCTCTGACCTTTATCCTGGTGCTGGCCCTGTATATAGGCCGGGAACTTTTTAATTCATTCAGTGCCAACAATGTTTCCGAATTTGCCCATATCGCAGGAGGATTCTGCGGCAGCCTCTTTGGATTCTTTAGATCCCCCAAACGAAGCAATGTATAA
- a CDS encoding metallophosphoesterase family protein, whose amino-acid sequence MVERLRISGIVKLFVIILVALMVVACNVDLFGFFAANEQDDRLESRDIFNFLGPSDQGRDLGAAYSFVVVSDTHIEDGNAHGLEKLAYAVSAAGDKFVVVTGDITQNGKREDLNKFISIAEELRKAGIPCYPVIGNHDIYFDNWPVWKELIGSTSYRIDHSNTTLFILDSANASFGSDQLDWLQQGLGSAKEHVFVFTHTNLFTESPGDIMQITDSRERARIVSILKGRCDVMFMGHVHHRIIREVGGVRYINLEDYVGYRTYCRVYVGPGGISWAFEKL is encoded by the coding sequence TTGGTAGAAAGGCTGCGAATATCCGGAATAGTAAAGCTGTTTGTTATTATCCTTGTCGCCCTGATGGTTGTGGCTTGCAATGTGGACCTCTTTGGATTTTTTGCCGCCAACGAACAGGATGACAGGCTGGAAAGCAGGGATATTTTCAATTTTCTCGGACCTTCCGATCAGGGACGCGATTTAGGGGCTGCTTATTCCTTTGTCGTGGTGAGCGATACCCATATAGAGGATGGTAATGCCCACGGGCTTGAAAAACTGGCCTATGCTGTCAGTGCTGCCGGTGATAAGTTTGTGGTTGTCACCGGGGATATTACCCAGAACGGGAAACGGGAGGATCTGAATAAATTTATTAGTATAGCCGAAGAATTGCGAAAAGCAGGGATTCCCTGCTATCCGGTCATCGGAAACCACGATATTTATTTTGACAATTGGCCTGTGTGGAAAGAATTGATAGGATCAACCAGTTATCGAATTGATCACAGTAATACAACTCTTTTTATTCTTGATTCTGCCAATGCTTCCTTTGGATCCGATCAGCTGGACTGGCTTCAGCAGGGACTGGGTTCAGCGAAGGAACATGTCTTTGTATTCACCCATACCAATCTGTTTACAGAATCACCCGGTGATATCATGCAGATCACCGACTCCCGCGAACGGGCCCGGATCGTGTCTATCCTGAAGGGCCGCTGCGATGTCATGTTCATGGGCCATGTTCACCACCGTATCATCCGGGAAGTCGGGGGGGTCAGGTACATTAACCTTGAAGATTATGTGGGCTACCGCACGTACTGCCGGGTTTACGTAGGTCCCGGGGGTATAAGCTGGGCGTTTGAGAAACTGTAG
- a CDS encoding phosphoribosyltransferase — MVKEFLPYDMVRNNALKLAHRIYHDGFIPDVIYVSLRGGAYLGNVISEYFKIVRRGSRPVYYAAVVARSYTGVRESDQVKVEGWTYAPEHLRIGDKVLLVDDIFDSGRTINHLTGVILEKGIPRDDIKVAVHDYKYVYDKGEQLPIQPDYWCRKHELSVKDEDLWIHYMSHELVGLSPAELEEHYYAHDPELRAVLDVLKGSDN, encoded by the coding sequence ATGGTTAAGGAATTCCTCCCCTATGACATGGTCCGCAATAATGCCCTGAAACTGGCCCATCGTATCTACCATGACGGCTTCATCCCCGATGTGATCTACGTGTCCCTCCGGGGCGGGGCCTACCTGGGGAATGTGATAAGCGAGTACTTCAAGATAGTCCGCCGGGGCAGTCGCCCGGTGTACTATGCCGCCGTGGTAGCCCGGTCCTATACAGGGGTCCGGGAATCAGATCAGGTGAAGGTTGAAGGTTGGACCTATGCGCCGGAACACCTGCGCATCGGGGACAAGGTGCTCCTGGTGGACGATATCTTTGATTCAGGCAGGACCATCAACCACCTCACAGGGGTCATCCTGGAAAAGGGCATACCCCGGGATGACATCAAGGTGGCGGTTCACGATTATAAGTACGTCTACGATAAGGGGGAACAGCTCCCCATACAGCCCGATTACTGGTGCCGTAAGCACGAGCTTTCTGTTAAAGATGAGGACCTTTGGATCCACTATATGAGCCATGAACTGGTAGGCCTCAGTCCCGCCGAGCTGGAGGAACATTACTACGCCCATGATCCGGAACTCCGGGCTGTCCTGGATGTGCTGAAAGGCTCCGACAATTAG
- a CDS encoding ribonuclease HII, which produces MICGLDEAGRGPLAGPVCAAAVVLPPDFPREILGDSKKLSKEKREAARGIIMKDALAWGIGWADHEEIDKINILRASLLAMERAFEALAAMLAGPGGAGLPLSALEAIVDGLYIPEIAIPCIALVKADGKIPEVMAASILAKTERDREMERYAKLYPQYGYEKHKGYPTKAHREAVLRYGPSPIQRLSFRVKGDIQPELFGEG; this is translated from the coding sequence TTGATCTGCGGCCTTGACGAAGCCGGGCGCGGTCCTCTGGCGGGGCCGGTTTGCGCCGCTGCAGTGGTCCTTCCCCCGGACTTCCCCCGGGAGATCCTGGGGGATTCCAAGAAACTCAGCAAAGAAAAGCGGGAAGCTGCCCGGGGGATCATCATGAAAGACGCCCTAGCCTGGGGCATAGGCTGGGCCGATCATGAGGAAATCGACAAAATCAACATACTCCGGGCCAGCCTCCTGGCCATGGAGCGGGCCTTTGAAGCCCTGGCCGCCATGTTGGCAGGGCCGGGGGGCGCTGGCTTGCCCTTAAGCGCCCTGGAAGCCATCGTTGACGGGCTCTATATCCCGGAAATTGCCATCCCCTGCATCGCCCTGGTAAAGGCGGACGGCAAAATCCCCGAGGTTATGGCCGCTTCCATCCTCGCCAAGACCGAGCGGGACCGGGAAATGGAACGCTACGCCAAGCTCTACCCCCAGTACGGCTATGAAAAGCACAAGGGCTATCCCACCAAGGCCCACCGGGAGGCGGTGCTCCGCTACGGGCCTTCCCCCATACAGCGGCTGAGCTTCCGGGTTAAAGGGGATATACAGCCGGAGTTGTTCGGGGAAGGGTGA
- a CDS encoding DUF3786 domain-containing protein, with the protein MQKGYEKTYDWVAKLLHDCDFEDAAKRLNLKQPSRDEVSVEFLGRTYLVNKKGVHLTEQNIAWSCKSEGFDYNLKSVLGYYVLSEANLDPLNDFCVITSFSGGVFREGDSGDIFNNALGRVYGADYQKFCRVAEKLGMVFEENKSNLKYTWRYSMLPKIPIKIVYYEGDEEYPTKLQILYDKTAILFYKFEPLAVLNGCFIGALAAIGEL; encoded by the coding sequence ATGCAGAAAGGCTATGAAAAAACCTACGATTGGGTAGCAAAACTGTTGCATGATTGTGATTTTGAAGACGCAGCAAAAAGGCTCAACCTTAAACAACCATCCCGGGATGAAGTTTCGGTTGAATTCTTAGGACGAACATACCTGGTTAATAAAAAAGGCGTCCACCTTACAGAACAGAATATAGCCTGGTCCTGCAAATCTGAAGGATTTGACTACAACTTAAAAAGCGTCCTTGGCTATTATGTCCTGTCCGAAGCAAACCTGGACCCTCTGAATGATTTTTGCGTTATCACCAGTTTTTCCGGAGGAGTGTTCCGTGAAGGTGACAGCGGAGATATCTTTAATAACGCCCTGGGAAGGGTTTATGGCGCTGATTATCAAAAATTTTGCAGAGTCGCTGAAAAACTCGGCATGGTATTTGAGGAAAACAAATCAAATTTGAAATACACCTGGCGATATTCGATGTTGCCCAAGATTCCAATAAAAATAGTTTATTATGAAGGTGACGAAGAATACCCCACAAAATTGCAGATCCTCTATGATAAAACAGCAATACTGTTTTATAAATTTGAACCCCTCGCAGTATTAAACGGTTGTTTTATTGGGGCCCTTGCGGCAATAGGGGAACTATAA
- a CDS encoding galactokinase: MLDIGPIHRTEYEIDADRPETVVIAEAPGRIHFLGEHGEPKAGLFLSSAIDRYIRVAVSVRKDNSLRFYAADLGERKRTTLVNLKFKREDRWANYIKVAIQVFADLGYPVKGLNFTVGGNIPQQVGLASSSAIEVASAVALKGFFQASISDKELLNRLIAAQAAFFGKNTSPVDYLIAFNARKDHFLLVDEASLEVRRIKSPLGKYKILIMDSRVPRLGVEDELKQRRQDIKRGLELLSQKKTGTSFRDYAALDLVESMGDLPEEIRRRSMHIVQEIRRVYDAEDALKHQDFPLLSKVLLHSHESLRDLYEVSCPEIDWLVKRAQEIEGVLGSRMTGQGFGGCTYTIITESAIDEYKRRFEDYERIFGFHPLIHPIRPAAAARVIEVQ, from the coding sequence ATGCTGGACATCGGTCCCATCCACCGTACGGAATACGAGATAGACGCCGACCGACCCGAGACTGTTGTCATTGCCGAAGCGCCCGGCAGAATTCACTTTTTGGGTGAACATGGTGAGCCAAAGGCCGGATTATTTTTGTCATCCGCTATTGATCGGTATATCCGGGTAGCCGTGAGTGTTAGAAAGGATAACTCCCTGCGTTTTTATGCAGCAGACCTGGGGGAACGGAAGCGTACCACCCTGGTTAACCTCAAATTTAAGCGGGAGGACCGCTGGGCCAACTATATTAAGGTAGCTATCCAGGTTTTTGCCGATTTGGGCTACCCTGTAAAGGGGCTGAACTTTACTGTTGGGGGAAATATCCCCCAGCAAGTGGGGCTGGCCTCTTCTTCCGCCATTGAAGTGGCCTCCGCAGTGGCTTTGAAGGGCTTTTTTCAGGCTTCTATCAGCGATAAAGAGCTTTTGAACCGACTTATTGCTGCCCAGGCTGCTTTTTTTGGAAAGAATACCAGCCCAGTGGACTATCTTATCGCTTTTAATGCCCGTAAAGATCATTTTCTTCTGGTAGATGAGGCTTCTCTGGAGGTGCGGCGGATAAAATCCCCTCTGGGGAAATATAAAATTCTGATCATGGACTCCCGGGTGCCCCGACTGGGAGTGGAAGATGAGCTGAAACAGCGGCGGCAGGATATCAAAAGGGGACTGGAGCTGCTTTCCCAGAAAAAAACCGGGACCAGTTTCCGGGATTACGCGGCCTTGGACCTGGTGGAATCCATGGGTGACCTGCCCGAGGAGATACGCCGGCGTTCCATGCACATAGTCCAGGAGATACGCCGGGTCTATGATGCCGAGGATGCCTTGAAACACCAGGATTTTCCGCTTCTGTCTAAGGTGCTCCTCCATTCCCATGAAAGCCTCCGGGACCTCTACGAAGTTTCCTGCCCCGAGATAGACTGGCTGGTGAAACGGGCCCAGGAGATCGAGGGGGTTCTGGGTTCCCGTATGACCGGCCAGGGCTTTGGGGGTTGTACCTACACGATTATCACCGAAAGCGCTATTGACGAATACAAGCGCCGTTTTGAGGATTATGAACGGATCTTTGGGTTTCATCCCCTGATCCATCCTATACGGCCCGCGGCTGCTGCCCGGGTTATTGAGGTACAATGA
- the surE gene encoding 5'/3'-nucleotidase SurE has translation MNILLTNDDGISCEGLLRLADALRELKQHTIYVLAPDRERSGVSNCISFYDSIRIRDLGNNTWTCSGTPADCALLGILGALPVKPDLVVSGINAGANLGTDLVYSGTAAAARQAALHGIPAIALSLVIHEGPVFWEPAVAYARDHLEELIAFWKEDTFVNVNFPNSPSYTAPPVLSFPSRRRYQDSLTSFDAPDGYRYCFVKGSGVVVEDELDSDSDAVSRNRVSMSPVFIHPVVLRDICSHAPEHSITSARSAVVNGKR, from the coding sequence ATGAACATACTGCTGACCAATGATGACGGTATAAGCTGCGAAGGGCTGCTCCGGCTTGCGGACGCCCTGCGGGAGTTGAAACAACATACTATTTACGTACTTGCCCCGGATCGGGAGCGTTCCGGGGTGTCCAATTGCATTTCCTTTTACGACTCTATCAGGATTCGGGATCTGGGGAACAATACCTGGACCTGCTCGGGAACCCCCGCAGACTGTGCGCTTTTGGGGATTCTGGGGGCTCTCCCGGTAAAGCCTGACCTGGTAGTTTCGGGTATCAATGCCGGGGCAAACCTGGGTACCGATTTGGTCTATTCGGGCACCGCTGCGGCGGCTCGGCAGGCCGCCCTTCATGGTATCCCCGCCATTGCCCTTTCTCTGGTGATCCATGAGGGCCCGGTGTTCTGGGAACCTGCGGTGGCCTATGCCCGGGATCATCTGGAGGAACTGATCGCCTTTTGGAAGGAAGATACCTTTGTTAATGTCAATTTCCCCAATAGCCCCTCCTATACTGCCCCTCCGGTGCTAAGCTTTCCAAGCCGCCGCCGTTACCAGGATAGCTTAACGTCCTTTGACGCTCCGGATGGTTACCGGTATTGTTTTGTCAAAGGGAGCGGCGTGGTGGTTGAAGATGAACTTGATTCAGATTCTGATGCGGTTTCCCGGAACCGGGTGTCTATGAGCCCGGTGTTTATCCATCCGGTGGTGCTGCGGGACATCTGTTCCCACGCCCCGGAGCATAGTATCACTTCGGCCCGAAGCGCCGTGGTGAATGGCAAAAGGTAG
- a CDS encoding tetratricopeptide repeat protein has product MAGNRASEDKLQEGIRLFNLKRWDPALQEFLRIDAGQCSAEEVTEIAYYLGLCYMKLERHEDALIYLEQVVTNSEEPLRVYQCRLTLAYIYVTTKRAKMAEFELQRLSQSGFESVQIYTTLGYAAWSQKNFKGAVEFYEQALEMDEKNATAMNGLGYILVDSNIDLARGLRFCRRAVDHAPQNASYMDSLGWAYYKNGDTQEARIWLRRAFELAPHNPVIRAHMRLVVGEAS; this is encoded by the coding sequence ATGGCAGGAAACAGGGCTTCTGAGGATAAATTACAGGAAGGGATACGGCTTTTCAATCTAAAACGTTGGGATCCGGCGCTTCAGGAATTTCTCAGGATCGATGCGGGGCAGTGCAGTGCCGAAGAGGTTACTGAAATTGCCTATTACCTTGGGCTCTGTTATATGAAATTGGAACGTCATGAGGACGCCTTGATCTACCTGGAGCAGGTAGTTACCAATAGCGAGGAACCCTTGCGGGTTTACCAGTGCCGTTTGACCCTGGCCTATATTTATGTGACAACCAAGCGGGCCAAGATGGCGGAGTTTGAGCTGCAAAGGCTTTCTCAGAGCGGTTTCGAGTCGGTACAGATCTACACCACCCTGGGGTATGCCGCCTGGTCCCAGAAAAATTTTAAAGGGGCGGTTGAATTCTACGAGCAAGCCCTGGAGATGGATGAAAAAAACGCTACCGCCATGAACGGGCTGGGGTATATCCTGGTGGACTCCAATATCGATCTGGCCAGGGGCCTGCGATTCTGCCGAAGGGCGGTTGACCATGCCCCCCAGAACGCCTCCTACATGGATTCCCTGGGCTGGGCTTATTATAAAAACGGGGATACCCAGGAAGCCAGGATTTGGCTGCGCCGTGCCTTTGAATTGGCCCCCCATAACCCGGTGATTCGGGCCCACATGCGTCTGGTGGTCGGGGAAGCTTCATGA
- a CDS encoding NHL repeat-containing protein, with protein sequence MKLRAAPGFSLLVLIFLGAAGFIAAQTGEAANSPTWGIEGTDRDALSAREEFRLGVQAYNRSSFNEAILSFERALSYRPGEPLILDWLGRSYYRSGMEDTALRQWRSAVDAYGPSRNETLVLAGRIETVRNRRSLFSFLDEDIRYVEAGHFPGKVGDIQVYRQPTAVLPLEDGSVWVVAYGSNELVRIDVNGIVRQRQRGPLNGFDRPYDLVQGPDGRLYLSEFRGDRVSVLNSRGEWQFYIGSKGRGDGMFVGPQYITIDNEGYLYVVDYGNKRISKFDPDGSFILSFGDRSSGFTGFISPTGIAALEGRVYVADNITRQIYIFDRNGGYLGILVTEGLRSPESLSPLPDGRLLVTDANRLLIIDPNSALIREMGLLGNTRVRIAGAKPDLNGNILAANFEGNEVSIMTPLDDMAAGLFVQIERVNSDSFPLITVDLQVQDRRRRPIIGLDSRNFVLSEQGRLAGEQNFLGAGYRSETSDLALLLDRSPAALSLGPDLNVAIRDIHAAGGHIVSLIAAGEQPLRQRVEGTAPSVTALAASARGTAASYTPRWRFDLGLRLAATDLLNGQRKRAVVFISSGEMGELAFDQYGLSELAAYLANNNIIFYTVILGGAQAPEELRYLCEQTGGDILPLYRPEGISPVLSRLGSRPSGSYTLSYRSSLPTDFGRAYLPVEAEVYLLERSGRDATGYFPPME encoded by the coding sequence ATGAAGCTAAGGGCCGCCCCGGGTTTCTCCCTTTTGGTGCTGATATTCCTGGGTGCGGCCGGATTCATCGCTGCCCAAACCGGGGAAGCGGCGAATTCCCCCACCTGGGGTATCGAGGGAACTGACCGGGATGCCCTTTCCGCCCGAGAGGAATTCCGCCTGGGGGTTCAGGCCTATAACCGCAGCAGTTTTAACGAGGCGATCCTCTCCTTTGAACGGGCCCTTTCCTACCGCCCTGGGGAACCTCTGATTTTAGACTGGCTTGGCCGCTCCTATTACCGGTCCGGCATGGAGGATACTGCCCTGCGGCAGTGGCGTTCTGCGGTGGACGCCTACGGCCCTTCCCGTAATGAAACCCTGGTATTGGCTGGCCGCATTGAAACCGTGCGGAACCGGCGCAGCCTCTTTTCTTTCCTTGACGAAGATATCCGCTATGTGGAGGCCGGCCATTTTCCCGGCAAGGTTGGTGATATCCAGGTATACCGTCAGCCCACTGCGGTGCTTCCCCTGGAGGATGGCTCTGTATGGGTTGTAGCCTATGGCAGTAATGAACTGGTCCGGATAGACGTGAACGGCATAGTCCGTCAGCGTCAGCGGGGGCCCTTGAACGGTTTTGACCGGCCCTACGATCTGGTCCAAGGACCGGACGGTAGGCTCTACCTTTCGGAATTTCGGGGCGACAGGGTAAGCGTCCTCAATAGCCGGGGTGAATGGCAGTTCTACATCGGTTCTAAAGGCCGGGGTGATGGAATGTTTGTGGGTCCCCAGTACATCACCATTGATAATGAGGGATACCTCTATGTGGTGGATTACGGTAATAAACGTATCTCTAAATTTGACCCCGATGGAAGCTTTATCCTTTCCTTCGGGGACCGATCTTCTGGCTTCACAGGCTTTATTTCCCCCACAGGCATTGCCGCCCTGGAAGGCAGGGTTTATGTGGCGGACAACATTACCCGGCAGATCTACATCTTTGACCGTAACGGCGGCTACCTGGGGATACTCGTGACCGAGGGGCTCAGGAGCCCCGAAAGCCTGAGCCCCTTGCCGGATGGCCGCCTCCTGGTCACCGACGCCAACCGGCTCCTCATCATTGACCCCAATTCGGCGCTGATCCGCGAAATGGGGCTGCTGGGCAATACCCGGGTGCGTATTGCCGGGGCCAAGCCGGATCTAAACGGCAATATCCTGGCGGCAAATTTTGAAGGGAATGAGGTGTCCATCATGACCCCCCTGGACGATATGGCCGCCGGGCTCTTTGTCCAGATAGAGCGGGTGAATTCCGATAGCTTCCCCCTGATTACGGTGGATCTCCAGGTGCAGGACCGGCGGCGCCGGCCCATCATAGGCCTGGATTCCCGAAATTTTGTACTCAGCGAACAGGGCCGCCTGGCAGGGGAACAAAATTTTCTGGGCGCCGGATACCGTTCGGAAACTTCTGACTTGGCCCTGCTCCTGGATCGATCCCCTGCAGCCTTAAGCCTGGGACCGGACTTGAATGTAGCCATTCGGGATATCCACGCCGCAGGAGGGCATATAGTATCCCTGATAGCCGCGGGGGAACAGCCCCTGCGCCAGCGGGTTGAAGGGACCGCCCCTTCGGTTACCGCCCTGGCCGCTTCTGCCCGGGGGACTGCTGCTTCTTATACCCCCCGCTGGCGTTTCGACCTGGGGCTCCGCCTGGCAGCCACGGACCTTTTAAACGGCCAGCGGAAGCGTGCGGTGGTCTTTATCAGTTCCGGGGAAATGGGGGAACTGGCCTTTGATCAGTACGGCCTTTCAGAACTGGCCGCTTACTTAGCTAATAACAATATTATTTTCTATACCGTGATCCTGGGGGGTGCGCAGGCCCCGGAGGAACTCCGTTACCTCTGCGAGCAAACCGGCGGCGACATTCTGCCCCTCTACCGCCCCGAAGGGATAAGCCCGGTTCTCAGCAGACTGGGTTCCCGTCCTTCCGGTTCCTACACCCTCAGCTACCGCTCGTCTCTTCCCACTGACTTCGGCCGCGCCTACCTCCCGGTAGAAGCCGAGGTCTACCTCCTGGAACGCTCGGGGCGGGATGCTACGGGGTACTTCCCGCCGATGGAATAG
- a CDS encoding antitoxin, which translates to MKNINNKFLDDEEKDLAKSIANDEWQSIGNLDQMKRLLQEAARTTMTKDQRMNIRLTKKDLDGIKTRALAEGMPYQTLVSSIIHKYISGQLTEKEA; encoded by the coding sequence ATGAAAAATATCAACAACAAATTTCTGGATGATGAAGAAAAAGATTTGGCTAAATCTATTGCAAATGATGAATGGCAGTCTATTGGCAATCTCGATCAGATGAAGCGTCTCTTACAGGAAGCGGCCAGGACAACTATGACAAAAGATCAGCGCATGAATATCCGGCTTACAAAAAAAGACCTGGATGGAATTAAAACCAGGGCCCTTGCAGAAGGAATGCCCTATCAAACCTTAGTGTCAAGTATTATACACAAGTATATAAGCGGCCAATTAACGGAAAAAGAAGCATAG
- the thiI gene encoding tRNA uracil 4-sulfurtransferase ThiI has product MAASESSLYLLKLGELTLKGGNRAGFEDILERNLRDLLRGTGAKILTTAGRFYVRTPQEGEARVEETLDRLMGISGWAKTRICEKSPQAVFAVCVAEGKALAAQGIESFKIEARRTDKSFPLDSYGIARGAGDAVSEAVPELRVDVRKPQGVITVEIRERAYIYGFSRQGRRGLPVGTAGRGLLLLSGGIDSPVAGYMMASRGMKIDAVYFHAYPYTSEEARQKVVKLAEIVGRFSLGIRLFTVGFTSLQMRIKEQAPEEWTTVLLRMAMMECAEKLAKHRRSKCLITGESLSQVASQTIENINCTGSRVKLPILRPLIGMDKESIIRAAVELGTYETSILPYPDCCVLFSPPHPVLRGDIGEANRLYEGLELGEMIDTAIRESVMERCSFPG; this is encoded by the coding sequence ATGGCAGCTTCGGAGTCCAGCCTCTATTTGCTCAAGCTGGGGGAGCTGACCTTGAAGGGGGGGAACCGCGCGGGCTTTGAGGATATCCTGGAACGGAACCTCCGGGACCTGCTCCGGGGAACCGGGGCAAAGATACTGACCACCGCAGGCCGCTTTTATGTGCGCACCCCCCAGGAAGGGGAAGCGCGGGTTGAGGAGACCCTGGACCGGCTCATGGGGATTTCAGGCTGGGCAAAAACCCGGATCTGCGAAAAAAGCCCCCAAGCGGTCTTTGCCGTCTGCGTTGCCGAGGGGAAGGCCTTGGCCGCACAGGGCATAGAGAGCTTCAAAATTGAAGCCCGCAGGACCGACAAAAGTTTCCCCCTGGACTCCTACGGCATAGCCCGGGGCGCCGGGGACGCGGTAAGCGAAGCGGTGCCGGAGCTCAGGGTAGATGTCCGCAAACCCCAGGGGGTGATTACGGTTGAAATCCGGGAAAGGGCCTATATTTATGGTTTCAGCCGCCAAGGCCGCCGGGGCCTACCGGTAGGCACTGCGGGCAGGGGGCTGCTCCTCCTTTCAGGGGGCATTGATTCCCCGGTGGCAGGCTACATGATGGCATCCCGGGGCATGAAGATAGACGCGGTCTACTTCCACGCCTACCCCTACACCTCCGAAGAAGCCCGGCAAAAAGTAGTAAAACTAGCGGAAATCGTGGGCCGCTTTTCTCTGGGGATAAGGCTTTTCACCGTAGGCTTCACCTCCCTGCAGATGCGGATCAAGGAACAGGCCCCGGAAGAGTGGACCACGGTGCTCCTGCGGATGGCCATGATGGAGTGCGCAGAAAAACTGGCAAAACACCGGCGCAGCAAATGCCTCATCACCGGAGAGAGCCTTTCCCAGGTAGCCAGCCAAACCATCGAAAACATCAACTGCACCGGCAGCCGGGTAAAACTCCCCATACTCCGCCCCCTGATCGGCATGGACAAGGAATCCATCATCCGGGCGGCAGTGGAACTGGGCACCTACGAAACCTCGATACTCCCCTACCCCGACTGCTGCGTCCTTTTCAGCCCCCCCCATCCGGTACTGCGGGGCGACATCGGCGAAGCAAACCGGCTCTACGAGGGGCTGGAACTGGGGGAGATGATAGATACCGCTATCAGGGAAAGCGTTATGGAGCGGTGTTCGTTTCCAGGGTAA